A genomic segment from Variovorax paradoxus B4 encodes:
- the mreC gene encoding rod shape-determining protein MreC yields MPLGTLDRTAPPLFNQGQSALSKLIFFGALALFLMVADARFHLVQPLRAAVGAVLYPVQWLALKPVQLVVGGSRYFEDLQAAQRNEDEARKALMLQAERASQADTLAQDNARLRALLELRQTTQAPGRAAEVLYDAADPYTRKIVIDQGLTQGVAAGSPVIDAHGVLGQVTQVQPFTSEVTLVIDRDLSIPVQNTRTGVRSVAFGDASAHGGGLELRFMAANADLQEGDLLSTSGVDGVYPPGLPVAKIERIERRADSAFARIYCVPLARVTAARYVLVLAPTGAPSAPPPAPAAAVVRKKPEAKPAGKADKADKKAAERAR; encoded by the coding sequence ATGCCCTTGGGCACGCTCGATCGCACAGCCCCGCCCCTGTTCAACCAGGGACAGTCGGCGCTCAGCAAGCTGATCTTCTTCGGCGCGCTCGCGCTGTTCCTGATGGTGGCCGACGCGCGCTTCCATCTCGTGCAGCCCCTGCGCGCGGCCGTCGGCGCGGTGCTCTACCCGGTGCAATGGCTGGCGCTCAAGCCGGTGCAGCTGGTGGTCGGCGGCAGCCGCTATTTCGAAGACCTGCAGGCGGCCCAGCGCAACGAGGACGAGGCGCGCAAGGCGCTCATGCTGCAGGCCGAGCGCGCGAGCCAGGCCGACACGCTCGCGCAGGACAACGCGCGGCTGCGCGCGCTGCTCGAGCTGCGCCAGACCACCCAGGCGCCGGGCCGCGCGGCCGAGGTGCTGTATGACGCGGCCGACCCGTACACGCGCAAGATCGTCATCGACCAGGGGCTCACGCAGGGCGTGGCCGCCGGGTCGCCCGTGATCGACGCGCACGGCGTGCTGGGACAGGTGACGCAGGTGCAGCCGTTCACGAGCGAAGTCACGCTGGTGATCGACCGCGATCTTTCCATTCCCGTGCAGAACACCCGTACCGGCGTGCGCAGCGTGGCCTTCGGCGATGCGTCGGCGCATGGCGGCGGACTCGAGCTGCGCTTCATGGCCGCCAATGCCGACCTGCAGGAGGGCGACCTGCTGTCCACCAGCGGCGTCGACGGCGTCTATCCGCCCGGCCTGCCGGTGGCGAAGATCGAGCGCATCGAGCGCCGCGCCGATTCGGCCTTTGCGCGCATCTACTGCGTGCCGCTGGCCCGCGTGACGGCTGCGCGCTACGTGCTGGTGCTCGCGCCCACCGGGGCTCCCTCGGCGCCGCCGCCCGCGCCGGCCGCCGCCGTGGTGCGCAAGAAGCCCGAGGCCAAGCCGGCCGGGAAGGCCGACAAGGCCGACAAAAAAGCCGCGGAGCGCGCCCGATGA
- the mreD gene encoding rod shape-determining protein MreD, with protein sequence MIKRPGQQQLLLPVSPLFMWASLVVALLINMIPIGRAAWMPDLLALAIVFWGVHQPMRVGIGAAFVFGLCMDVHQASMLGQHALSYTTLGFFAITIHRRLLWYPVASQALQVLPLFALSQLIEVITRMIGGGVFPGWSVLISPAVEAALWPLATALLLAPQLRTPDPDENRPL encoded by the coding sequence ATGATCAAGCGTCCCGGACAACAGCAGCTCCTGCTGCCCGTGAGCCCGCTGTTCATGTGGGCGAGCCTGGTGGTGGCGCTGCTCATCAACATGATCCCGATCGGCCGCGCCGCATGGATGCCCGACCTGCTCGCGCTGGCCATCGTGTTCTGGGGCGTGCACCAGCCGATGCGCGTGGGCATCGGCGCGGCCTTCGTCTTCGGGCTGTGCATGGACGTGCACCAGGCGTCCATGCTGGGCCAGCATGCGCTGTCCTACACCACGCTGGGCTTCTTCGCGATCACCATCCACCGGCGCCTGCTGTGGTACCCGGTGGCCTCGCAGGCGCTGCAGGTGCTGCCGCTGTTCGCGTTGTCGCAGCTCATCGAGGTCATCACGCGGATGATCGGCGGCGGCGTGTTCCCGGGCTGGAGCGTGCTGATCTCGCCGGCCGTCGAGGCGGCGCTGTGGCCGCTGGCAACTGCCTTGCTGCTGGCCCCCCAGCTTCGCACGCCGGACCCCGACGAGAACCGGCCGCTATGA
- a CDS encoding DUF4124 domain-containing protein, whose amino-acid sequence MPMCKLDLAARPFAAPWVLLLPMVLWAGAVSAQPAPAPAAGIYSCTDARGRTLTADRPIAECIDREQRELNPSGTTRRRIEPTYTAREQAEREDRAREAALQAARLTDERRRERALLVRYPNAEVHDRERAEALVQIDAVIQAAKKRLAELAEDRHKIDEELEFYKHDVSKAPGAVRRKLEDNAQSVAVQNRFIGEQEDEKKRVNARFDEERTRLKQLWSPRNGGVNR is encoded by the coding sequence ATGCCCATGTGCAAGCTCGACCTGGCGGCCCGGCCGTTCGCAGCCCCATGGGTGCTGCTGCTGCCGATGGTGCTGTGGGCCGGTGCCGTCTCGGCGCAACCCGCACCGGCGCCGGCCGCCGGCATTTATTCATGCACCGATGCGCGCGGCCGCACGCTCACGGCCGACCGCCCGATTGCCGAATGCATCGACCGCGAGCAGCGCGAACTGAACCCGAGCGGCACCACGCGCCGCCGGATCGAACCGACGTACACGGCCCGCGAACAGGCCGAGCGCGAAGACCGTGCCCGCGAGGCCGCATTGCAGGCCGCGCGCCTGACCGACGAGCGCCGCCGCGAGCGCGCATTGCTGGTGCGTTATCCCAATGCCGAGGTGCATGACCGTGAGCGCGCCGAGGCGCTGGTGCAGATCGACGCGGTGATCCAGGCCGCGAAAAAGCGCCTGGCCGAACTTGCCGAAGACCGCCACAAGATCGACGAGGAGCTCGAGTTCTACAAGCACGACGTGAGCAAGGCGCCCGGCGCCGTGCGCCGCAAGCTCGAGGACAACGCGCAGAGCGTGGCGGTGCAGAACCGCTTCATCGGCGAGCAGGAAGACGAGAAGAAGCGCGTCAACGCGCGCTTCGACGAGGAGCGCACGCGCTTGAAGCAGCTCTGGTCCCCCCGCAACGGCGGGGTCAACCGCTGA
- the gatB gene encoding Asp-tRNA(Asn)/Glu-tRNA(Gln) amidotransferase subunit GatB: MSEPVNTFEAQQEGRPTGPLVRGYEVIIGFETHAQLSTASKIFSRASTAFGAEPNTQACAVDLALPGTLPVMNKGAVERAIKLGLALGSHIAPRSVFARKNYFYPDLPKGYQISQYEIPVVQGGSVSFFLGEEKKTVRLVRAHLEEDAGKSLHENFIGQSGIDLNRAGTPLLEIVTEPDMRSTAEAVAYARELHKIVTWIGICDGNMQEGSFRCDANVSVRKPGEKLGTRREIKNLNSFKFMQQAIDYEINSQINELEDGRKIEQATVLFDPDTGETRTMRTKEDAADYRYFPDPDLPPLAIEPEWIERVRATMPELPRAMAERYVRDHGMSEYDAAQLTQSPALARYFDDAVKAGATPKLASNWITGEMARRLNAQEIGIEAAPVTAQQLAQLVGRIADGTLPNNAARQVFDALWTGEGSDVDAIIEAKDLKPMSDTGALDKILDEVIAKNAKNVEEYRGGKEKALNGLVGQVMKASGGKANPAQVTELLKAKLG, encoded by the coding sequence ATGAGCGAACCCGTGAACACTTTCGAAGCACAGCAAGAAGGCCGCCCGACCGGCCCGCTGGTGCGCGGCTATGAAGTCATCATCGGCTTCGAGACGCACGCGCAACTCTCGACCGCGAGCAAGATCTTCAGCCGCGCCTCCACCGCCTTCGGCGCCGAGCCCAACACGCAGGCCTGCGCGGTCGACCTGGCGCTGCCCGGCACGCTGCCGGTGATGAACAAGGGCGCCGTCGAGCGTGCCATCAAGCTGGGCCTCGCGCTCGGCTCGCACATTGCGCCGCGCAGCGTGTTCGCGCGCAAGAACTACTTCTATCCCGACCTGCCCAAGGGCTACCAGATCAGCCAGTACGAGATCCCGGTCGTGCAGGGCGGCTCCGTCTCGTTCTTCCTGGGCGAAGAAAAGAAGACCGTGCGCCTGGTGCGCGCCCACCTCGAGGAAGACGCGGGCAAGTCGCTGCACGAGAACTTCATCGGCCAGAGCGGCATCGACCTGAACCGCGCCGGCACGCCGCTCCTGGAGATCGTGACCGAGCCCGACATGCGCTCCACCGCCGAGGCCGTGGCCTATGCGCGCGAGCTGCACAAGATCGTCACCTGGATCGGCATCTGCGACGGCAACATGCAGGAAGGGAGCTTTCGCTGCGACGCCAACGTCTCGGTGCGCAAGCCCGGCGAAAAGCTCGGCACGCGGCGCGAGATCAAGAACCTGAACAGCTTCAAGTTCATGCAGCAAGCCATCGACTACGAGATCAACTCGCAGATCAACGAGCTGGAAGACGGCCGCAAGATCGAGCAGGCCACCGTGCTGTTCGACCCCGATACCGGCGAGACGCGCACCATGCGCACCAAGGAAGACGCAGCCGACTACCGCTACTTCCCCGACCCCGACCTGCCGCCGCTCGCCATCGAACCCGAATGGATCGAGCGCGTGCGCGCCACCATGCCCGAGCTGCCGCGCGCCATGGCCGAGCGCTACGTGCGCGACCACGGCATGTCGGAATACGACGCGGCACAGCTCACGCAGAGCCCCGCGCTCGCACGCTATTTCGACGACGCGGTGAAGGCCGGCGCAACGCCCAAGCTCGCCAGCAACTGGATCACCGGCGAAATGGCGCGCCGCCTGAACGCGCAGGAGATCGGCATCGAGGCCGCGCCGGTGACGGCGCAGCAGCTGGCGCAGCTGGTCGGGCGCATTGCCGACGGCACGCTGCCCAACAACGCCGCGCGCCAGGTGTTCGACGCGCTCTGGACCGGGGAAGGCAGCGATGTCGACGCGATCATCGAAGCCAAGGACCTGAAGCCCATGAGCGACACCGGCGCGCTCGACAAGATCCTGGACGAAGTGATCGCGAAGAACGCGAAGAACGTCGAGGAATACCGCGGCGGCAAGGAAAAGGCCCTCAACGGCCTCGTGGGCCAGGTGATGAAGGCCAGCGGCGGCAAGGCGAACCCCGCGCAGGTGACCGAACTGCTCAAGGCAAAACTGGGCTGA
- a CDS encoding LysR family transcriptional regulator: MNLSTRQMRAFLHVARIGNFTRAAEQAHITQAGLSILVREMEKQLGCRLFDRTTRVVSLTPEGRRLLPVVERLVTDLDDVAAELGAAGDASRRTLRIAATPLVSSHLLPQVFTTFRAAHPQVSLRLFDADLRDVEAMVTAGDADMGLGFFFKAAVGLERTPVGRFQLMRVAPCEDGEAPPPIGTAPWSALRAAELVGLPPGNPIQKVIDQHLAAIGRADAQRPAFNFFGTLISMIEAGFGTAVMPTFALAACRRHRVRTDVLVKPKVGLDFYRIAKRGAHETEAIQAFVATLEKALPALSR; encoded by the coding sequence ATGAACCTCTCGACCCGCCAGATGCGCGCCTTTTTGCACGTGGCGCGCATCGGCAACTTCACGCGCGCGGCCGAGCAGGCGCACATCACGCAGGCGGGCCTGAGCATCCTCGTGCGCGAGATGGAAAAACAGCTGGGCTGCCGCCTGTTCGACCGCACCACGCGCGTGGTGAGCCTCACGCCCGAAGGCCGGCGGCTGCTGCCGGTGGTGGAGCGGCTGGTGACCGACCTGGACGACGTGGCCGCCGAGCTGGGCGCGGCGGGCGATGCGTCGCGCCGCACGCTGCGCATCGCGGCCACGCCGCTGGTGTCGTCGCACCTGCTGCCGCAGGTGTTCACCACCTTCCGCGCCGCGCACCCGCAGGTGAGCCTGCGCCTGTTCGACGCCGACCTGCGCGACGTGGAGGCGATGGTGACGGCCGGCGATGCCGACATGGGGCTGGGCTTCTTCTTCAAGGCCGCCGTGGGGCTGGAGCGCACGCCGGTCGGGCGCTTTCAGCTGATGCGCGTGGCGCCGTGCGAGGACGGCGAGGCACCGCCGCCCATCGGCACCGCGCCATGGTCGGCACTGCGCGCCGCCGAACTCGTCGGCCTGCCGCCGGGCAACCCGATCCAGAAGGTGATCGACCAGCACCTGGCCGCCATCGGCCGCGCCGATGCGCAGCGGCCGGCCTTCAACTTCTTCGGCACGCTGATCTCGATGATCGAGGCTGGCTTCGGCACCGCGGTGATGCCGACCTTCGCGCTCGCAGCCTGCCGCCGGCACCGCGTGCGCACCGACGTGCTGGTCAAGCCGAAGGTGGGGCTGGACTTCTACCGCATCGCCAAGCGCGGCGCGCACGAGACCGAAGCGATACAGGCCTTCGTCGCGACCCTGGAGAAGGCACTGCCCGCGCTGTCACGCTGA
- the gatA gene encoding Asp-tRNA(Asn)/Glu-tRNA(Gln) amidotransferase subunit GatA, whose protein sequence is MSGELHQMGVAALAKALAERKVSAVEASQVFLGRMKAHESLGTFVDVNEKVTLAQARAADALIAKGNAPALAGVPIAHKDIFVTTDFATTAGSKMLAGYRSPFDATVVRRLAEAGAVTLGKLSCDEFAMGSANENVAVPAVGHDKAVPVQNPWNRERIPGGSSGASAAAVAARLAPAATGTDTGGSIRQPASFCGVTGIKPTYGRASRYGMVAFASSLDQAGPMARSAEDCALLLSAFCGPDLDRDSTSLDKPAEDFGRSLDDSLEGLRIGVPKEFFGEGVAPGVRAAIDAALSQYEKLGARRVEVTLPLTELSIPVYYILAAAEASSNLSRFDGVKFGHRAKQYKDLADMYERTRAEGFGDEVKRRIMIGTYVLSHGYYDAYYLQAQKVRRMIADDFQQAFRQCDVIAGPAAPTTAWKIGEHGGDPVADYLADIFTLPASLAGLPGMSAPAGFDETGMPVGLQLIGNYFSEAKLLNAAHRFQQATDWHMRTPEGF, encoded by the coding sequence ATGAGCGGCGAATTGCATCAAATGGGCGTGGCCGCGCTCGCCAAGGCATTGGCCGAGCGCAAGGTTTCGGCCGTCGAGGCCTCGCAGGTCTTCCTTGGCCGCATGAAGGCCCACGAATCGCTCGGCACCTTCGTCGACGTGAACGAGAAAGTCACGCTGGCCCAGGCCCGCGCGGCCGACGCGCTCATCGCCAAGGGCAACGCGCCCGCCTTGGCCGGCGTGCCGATTGCGCACAAGGACATCTTCGTCACCACCGATTTCGCCACCACCGCCGGCTCCAAGATGCTCGCGGGCTACCGCTCGCCCTTCGACGCCACCGTGGTGCGCCGCCTGGCCGAGGCCGGCGCGGTCACGCTGGGCAAGCTGAGCTGCGACGAATTCGCGATGGGCTCGGCCAACGAGAACGTCGCCGTGCCCGCCGTGGGCCACGACAAGGCCGTGCCGGTGCAGAACCCGTGGAACCGCGAGCGTATTCCGGGCGGCTCCTCGGGCGCCAGCGCGGCGGCCGTGGCGGCACGCCTGGCCCCCGCGGCCACCGGCACCGACACCGGCGGCTCGATCCGCCAGCCGGCCTCCTTCTGCGGCGTGACCGGCATCAAGCCGACCTACGGCCGCGCCTCGCGCTACGGCATGGTGGCCTTCGCATCGAGCCTCGACCAGGCCGGCCCGATGGCCCGCTCGGCCGAAGACTGCGCGCTGCTGCTGTCGGCCTTCTGCGGCCCCGACCTGGACCGCGATTCGACCTCGCTCGACAAGCCCGCCGAAGACTTCGGCCGCTCGCTCGACGACTCGCTCGAAGGCCTGCGCATCGGCGTGCCGAAGGAGTTCTTCGGCGAAGGCGTGGCGCCAGGCGTGCGCGCGGCCATCGATGCCGCGCTGTCGCAGTACGAGAAGCTCGGCGCCAGGCGGGTCGAAGTCACGCTGCCGCTCACCGAACTCTCGATTCCCGTGTACTACATCCTGGCCGCGGCCGAAGCCTCAAGCAACCTGAGCCGCTTCGACGGCGTGAAGTTCGGCCACCGCGCCAAGCAGTACAAGGACCTGGCCGACATGTACGAGCGCACGCGCGCCGAAGGCTTCGGCGACGAGGTGAAGCGCCGCATCATGATCGGCACCTACGTGCTCTCGCACGGCTACTACGACGCCTACTACCTGCAGGCGCAGAAGGTGCGCCGCATGATCGCCGACGACTTCCAGCAGGCCTTCAGGCAGTGCGACGTGATCGCCGGCCCGGCCGCGCCGACCACCGCCTGGAAGATCGGCGAGCACGGCGGCGACCCGGTGGCCGACTACCTGGCCGACATCTTCACGCTGCCGGCCTCGCTGGCCGGGCTGCCGGGCATGAGCGCGCCCGCGGGCTTCGATGAAACCGGCATGCCCGTCGGTTTGCAGCTGATCGGCAACTACTTCAGCGAAGCGAAGCTGCTGAACGCAGCCCACCGCTTCCAGCAAGCCACCGACTGGCACATGCGCACGCCGGAGGGATTCTGA
- the gatC gene encoding Asp-tRNA(Asn)/Glu-tRNA(Gln) amidotransferase subunit GatC: MSLSASDIARIASLARLQLASDESERMLSQINGFFDLVERMRSVDTAGVEPLAHPVAAVEDITLRLRDDLVSEPDNREANQKSAPAVEAGLFLVPKVIE, from the coding sequence ATGTCACTTTCCGCCTCAGATATTGCACGCATTGCCTCCCTGGCACGGCTGCAGCTTGCTTCCGACGAAAGCGAGCGCATGCTCAGCCAGATCAACGGCTTTTTTGACCTGGTCGAACGCATGCGTTCGGTCGACACCGCGGGGGTGGAGCCGCTGGCCCATCCGGTCGCGGCCGTCGAGGACATCACGCTGCGCCTGCGCGACGACCTGGTGAGCGAACCCGACAACCGCGAAGCCAACCAGAAGAGCGCCCCGGCCGTCGAAGCCGGCCTGTTCCTCGTGCCGAAGGTGATCGAATGA
- the pyrE gene encoding orotate phosphoribosyltransferase, which translates to MAVDGVESSAVAQDFVQFALDAGVLRFGEFKTKAGRLSPYFFNSGLFDDGAKIARLAGFYADRLIESGVGFDMIFGPAYKGIPLGATVAAELARRGRNYPFAYNRKEAKAHGEGGNLVGAPLKGRVLIVDDVMSAGTAVRESIAAIEAAGATPHAVAIALDRQEKATENGVDVAHSAVQYVRNQLGLQVVAIATLDDLLNYLSGHAAADLGAHRERVLAYRARYGAS; encoded by the coding sequence ATGGCTGTAGATGGTGTGGAAAGCAGTGCGGTGGCGCAGGATTTCGTCCAGTTCGCACTCGACGCGGGGGTGCTGCGCTTCGGCGAGTTCAAGACCAAGGCTGGCCGCCTGAGCCCCTACTTCTTCAATTCGGGCCTCTTCGACGACGGCGCCAAGATCGCGCGGCTCGCCGGATTCTATGCAGACCGGCTGATCGAGAGCGGCGTCGGGTTCGACATGATCTTCGGCCCCGCCTACAAGGGCATTCCGCTGGGCGCCACGGTGGCGGCCGAACTGGCCCGGCGCGGGCGCAACTATCCCTTTGCCTACAACCGCAAGGAAGCCAAGGCGCACGGCGAAGGCGGCAACCTGGTGGGCGCACCGCTGAAGGGCCGCGTGCTGATCGTCGACGACGTGATGTCGGCCGGCACCGCGGTGCGCGAATCCATTGCCGCCATCGAAGCAGCGGGCGCCACGCCGCATGCCGTGGCCATTGCGCTCGACCGGCAGGAAAAAGCCACCGAAAACGGCGTCGACGTGGCCCACAGCGCGGTGCAGTACGTGCGCAACCAGCTGGGTCTCCAGGTGGTGGCCATTGCCACGCTCGACGACCTCCTGAACTACCTGTCGGGCCATGCCGCCGCTGACCTGGGTGCGCATCGCGAGCGAGTGCTCGCCTACCGAGCGCGCTACGGCGCCAGCTGA
- a CDS encoding exodeoxyribonuclease III — protein MFKLTSLNLNGLRSAATKGVADWVAELAPDCICMQEIRVQASDIEGRFEEMAGLKGHFHFAEKKGYAGTAIYTKHAPSAVVVGWGDAEFDAEGRYLELRFDTPKRKLSIISCYFPSGSSGEERQEAKFRFLKGFFPHLTALRKEREFILCGDINIAHKEIDLKNWRGNQKNSGFLPEERAWMTRLLDAGTDGAGLVDVYRMLKPDTTAEAYTWWSNRGQAYANNVGWRLDYHLATPALGALARSEQIYKTVKFSDHAPITVDYDFTL, from the coding sequence GTGTTCAAACTGACCAGCCTCAATCTCAATGGCCTGCGTTCGGCCGCCACGAAAGGGGTGGCGGACTGGGTGGCCGAACTTGCGCCGGATTGTATTTGCATGCAGGAGATCCGGGTGCAGGCGAGCGACATCGAGGGCCGGTTCGAGGAAATGGCCGGCCTCAAGGGCCATTTCCATTTCGCCGAGAAAAAAGGCTATGCCGGCACCGCGATCTACACCAAGCACGCGCCAAGCGCCGTCGTCGTGGGCTGGGGCGACGCCGAATTCGACGCCGAGGGCCGGTATCTCGAGCTGCGCTTCGACACGCCCAAACGCAAGCTCTCGATCATCAGCTGCTACTTTCCGAGCGGCAGTTCGGGCGAGGAGCGCCAGGAAGCCAAGTTCCGCTTCCTGAAGGGATTCTTCCCGCACCTCACCGCGCTCAGGAAGGAGCGCGAATTCATCCTTTGCGGCGACATCAACATCGCCCACAAGGAAATCGACCTCAAGAACTGGCGCGGCAACCAGAAGAACAGCGGCTTCCTGCCCGAGGAGCGCGCCTGGATGACCCGGCTGCTCGACGCCGGCACCGACGGCGCGGGCCTGGTGGACGTCTACCGCATGCTCAAGCCCGACACCACGGCCGAGGCCTACACCTGGTGGAGCAACCGCGGCCAGGCCTATGCGAACAACGTGGGATGGCGGCTCGACTACCACCTGGCCACGCCGGCCCTGGGCGCCCTGGCGCGCAGCGAACAGATCTACAAGACCGTGAAGTTCTCGGACCACGCGCCGATCACGGTGGACTACGACTTCACGCTCTGA
- a CDS encoding rod shape-determining protein → MFGAFRRYFSTDLAIDLGTANTLIFARNKGIVLDEPSVVAIRHEGGPHGKKVIQAVGREAKAMLGKVPGNIEAIRPMKDGVIADFVITEQMIKQFIKMVHPRTLLTPSPRIIICVPCGSTQVERRAIKDAAEAAGATSVYLIEEPMAAAIGAGLPVSEASGSMVVDIGGGTTEVGVISLGGMVYKGSVRVGGDRFDEAIINYIRRNYGMLIGEPTAEVIKKNIGSAFPGSEVKEMEVKGRNLSEGVPRSFTISSNEVLEALTDPLNNIVSAVKNALEQTPPELGADIAERGMMLTGGGALLRDLDRLLAEETGLPVLVAEDPLTCVVRGCGIALERMDRLGSIFTSE, encoded by the coding sequence ATGTTTGGAGCTTTCCGTCGGTACTTTTCCACCGACCTTGCGATCGACCTCGGCACCGCCAACACCCTGATATTCGCCCGCAACAAGGGCATCGTGCTGGACGAGCCCTCGGTCGTCGCCATCCGCCATGAAGGCGGCCCCCACGGCAAGAAGGTGATCCAGGCCGTCGGCCGGGAAGCCAAGGCCATGCTGGGCAAGGTGCCCGGGAACATCGAGGCCATCCGCCCGATGAAGGACGGCGTGATTGCCGACTTCGTGATCACCGAGCAGATGATCAAACAGTTCATCAAGATGGTGCACCCGCGCACGCTGCTCACGCCGAGCCCGCGCATCATCATCTGCGTGCCCTGCGGCTCGACCCAGGTCGAGCGCCGCGCCATCAAGGACGCGGCCGAGGCGGCTGGCGCCACCTCCGTCTACCTCATCGAGGAACCCATGGCCGCGGCCATCGGCGCCGGCCTGCCCGTCAGCGAGGCTTCGGGCTCGATGGTGGTCGACATCGGCGGCGGCACCACCGAAGTGGGCGTCATCAGCCTGGGCGGCATGGTCTACAAGGGCTCGGTGCGCGTGGGCGGCGACCGCTTCGACGAAGCCATCATCAACTACATCCGCCGCAACTACGGCATGCTGATCGGCGAGCCGACGGCCGAAGTCATCAAGAAGAACATCGGTTCGGCCTTCCCGGGCTCCGAGGTCAAGGAGATGGAGGTCAAGGGCCGCAACCTCTCCGAAGGCGTGCCGCGCAGCTTCACCATCAGCAGCAACGAAGTGCTGGAAGCCCTGACCGACCCGCTCAACAACATCGTCTCGGCCGTGAAGAACGCGCTGGAGCAGACGCCGCCCGAACTGGGCGCCGACATCGCCGAGCGCGGCATGATGCTGACCGGCGGCGGCGCGCTGCTGCGCGACCTGGACCGCCTGCTGGCCGAGGAAACCGGCCTGCCGGTGCTGGTGGCCGAAGACCCGCTGACCTGCGTGGTGCGCGGCTGCGGCATTGCCCTCGAGCGCATGGACCGTCTGGGCAGCATCTTCACGAGCGAGTAA